Genomic segment of Leptospira perdikensis:
CTCTCGTTCATAATATAACAAACTATGTAGTCATGAATAATACTGCCAATGCACTTCTTGCCATTGGTGCCTCTCCAATTATGGCCCATGCCATTGAAGAAGTCGAAGAAATGGTTACGATTTGTTCGGCAACTGTCATCAATATTGGAACTCTATCTGAATCTTGGATTCAAAGTATGGAAAAAGCGGCAGCAAAAGCAGTCTCTCTTGGTAAACCTTTTATACTTGATCCTGTTGGCGCAGGAGCAAGTAACTTGCGTAATGTGACAATTCGTCGAATTTTAGGTGCAGGTAGCCCAAGTATTGTGCGTGGGAATGCTTCTGAAATCCTTTCAACTCTCAACTCTTCTGGAAAAACCAAAGGAGTCGATTCTACAGATTCTTCAGATTCAGCAGTTGATTCTGGAAAGTCTCTTTCCAAAGTCACTGGTGGAGTGGTTGTTATCTCCGGTGCTACTGATTATATTTTAAGTGGAGCAG
This window contains:
- the thiM gene encoding hydroxyethylthiazole kinase, with amino-acid sequence MSQSIIQNTIEDLESLRSKSPLVHNITNYVVMNNTANALLAIGASPIMAHAIEEVEEMVTICSATVINIGTLSESWIQSMEKAAAKAVSLGKPFILDPVGAGASNLRNVTIRRILGAGSPSIVRGNASEILSTLNSSGKTKGVDSTDSSDSAVDSGKSLSKVTGGVVVISGATDYILSGAEKAQVRNGDILMTKVTGLGCTASAICGAFAAIQPNQFRAATSAMAVMGIAGEMAKTKTSSPGSFQVAFLDALYEIGADTIKQKLNGE